The Ostrinia nubilalis chromosome W unlocalized genomic scaffold, ilOstNubi1.1 SUPER_W_unloc_1, whole genome shotgun sequence nucleotide sequence GCCATGATGCTTTGTTATTTGAGTACGAACAAGACGTgacaaattttttattaaaacatagTGCGATTTGTTTCCCTTTtcaagtaataataaattgatccttgtttttcttttaaactCAGATCTGTAAATTGGACCCACAATGCGATTACTTTTTAAGgaatatacatttatggatatattttgattatttttttcaaatgttcTTATATCTGTGAAAGTAACAGGGAAGTTTAGACCATCAATATTCAATACGTCTTGAAAATTAGGATAGGACGATGGACGATCTCCGTTGCGTTTTGCAGGATACAGGGCTGCGACAACGCTccataaaaaacaaaagctaTCTTTGTTTTGGATATTGATGCatgcttttttcttttttaaatataatggcAAATCCATATAACTAGAACCTGAACCACTTAAAGGATCgaatttattgatattaatctctacataaatgttatttagaAAGGCCCACCCACTGTCACGGTCCTGAAATTCTTCAACTTTTTTACACAAGTTATTAACAACAGAGTCAAATATTTGGTTCCAGTTAAAGTTACGATGTATTGTTATATTCTTAGTGGCAAAAGATTTAACGTCTTGGGAATCATTTTTTAGTAAAATGAAATTAGCAAAATACtcaatatttatctttaaacttacgtatttttttaaCGACTTTTCGATAAGACTACATAATTTTCCACGTTTACTGTTTAAAAATATATCCGGTAAAGTTGACTCGTGTTCCACATTTGCTGGAATTCTAAATGATGCAATACGACCTTTAAATGCAGAGGTTACCTTAAGTACTCCGTCTTCTACCGGAACCGCACATTTGTTTTTGTGCGCATTACTCCTCAAGTGACCTATCCAATGCGTATTTTCCACGCGGGTACCACAAGCAGTACAAAAAGGCATGTTATCAATACACTTTAAGCTGAAATAACGTCTTTAGGTATTTTACTAGTAAACAATAACGTAGTACAGTTAACGGGAATTACACAATTTATGAATTATACAACAAACTATGGCTTATAAATTCTAAAAGAAGATTTAGGTTTAAGatttaacagaaaattaacGAGAGTCTAACTCTTGATGTTCATATATGACTAAACTTAAAAGCCTATAGGaaaatgcaacaaaaaatatattagatgctatttattttaaatcattctCAGAATAGAACTAACTAACTTAAAACTAagatttaaagtttattttattattataaaatattggcTCGCGGTCTTCAAACAATTTCTTCGTGGTCTTCATAAATTTTTGAAGATCCCGCCACTGCGATGTTTCGGTGTTAAGCTGAACCTTCAGCGTGTGCAGCGTCTTCTTGTAGCGATCCGCGGGCGGCGTCTTGAGCGCGTCCCTGGTGTTGTAAACACGCACCTCCACGTAATAAGCGCCCTCGAGCGGAACCGTTCGCCGCACGACACCGTTGGCCACCTTCGAGGTCAGGCTGCTGTCCAGCTGCTGACGACCGACTTTTAGTCGTTGAGAGTTTTCGATGGCGACACTTTCGTCTTCGTCGGATAGTAGCCCGAACAGATCCGTAGAACTCTTCGTTGGAGCtctgaaaattaaaacattaaaagcaTTATTTACGACTTAAAATAGTGTACatgtattaaaatatcaattgtTTGTATTTTCCAAATCGGTATTTCTATCTAACCTAACTTATTAACTGCACTGCCTAGTTAGTTTATCTCTATTATGTGTCTAGTAAGTTGGCTGGTAGAAAATACCTATTAATTAGGTCctctgtttaaatataatttattaggcAATAAAAAAGATCGAAAACAACATTTGTAGAAAAACATCAGATATGATATCTGCATAAAGCTTAACAAATTAATACTCACCGAGGTCTAGAAGCTACAGGTTTCTTTTTCAGCGCTGCTGGCTGCACAGTTTCACACTCAGAGTCTGATCtgtgaaattaataagaaataaattaataaacttgcGTTATGAGGTTGCATTTTTTGATCACACATTTTTGCCTTAGCAAAGTAATTGCATGTAAAGATGTAGACATAATACTAcagaatatttaataataaatactcctAAAAATTTTAGtagttacattaaaataatcatactatgttacaataaaaatatcatactatgTTAGTTACATTAAAATGATCATACTATATTACTTACCTTGATGAAGTTGGCGCAGTCTTCCTCTTCTTCGTATGTTTACGAGGGTTAGCGATGATGGAGGTGGAACTCCCACCGAATGTGGATTCAAACTCTGAGTCAGACCTGTAAAGATAATGACAATTCAAAGTCACATAATTTCCATCCTGTGCAATGAAAGTACACTCTGCAACGAATAGTAAACGAACAACAGtttatagtcagcgtcaaaaatatgtatatactTTGACAAACGCTGCAAAACATTAAAGTTAGTTTTAAATCTTCAGTgctaatgtattaaactttaaaGTAACATGATTTACATGATGTTTGGCTAACTATTAACTAAACTAACGAATCTCTCCATCAAATCTAAACATATCACAGttaaaaatagtcaaaataaaaaatatactcacATATTGAACACTCACAATTTACTCAAGATGTGACGTCACTGGAGCTAGTTCCTCCTTCTGAAGCACTTCGAAATACAGAATGAAGCTCATACTGCGAGCCCCCAAATTTAAAGGGAAAATATTGATAattcgcacccttcctggaataagtacgcaagtgaaaaatgccaacttttcaggagcgtaaaaaaactgtcctaaaaatttattaccattattaaaaatatgtgttatacatcaaaagatagcttaaaatgtctgtgaggggcctatgtatttatatttaaaatacacttaataggttttgagaaaaacttaaaaaagagcgttgcgtacttattccgcgaaacatattttaacacttgttgttgtaattatgaatattgcattgttgacatgtaaaggaatacatgctatttggtattattgcagataactacttattggcgttcagatttagtcgtgcattcaacgtgtaagtgtagtttacgtagtttttcctcgaactattcgtattgaaataaattcgtaaaaaggataacgtacttttaccttgtgaaaaattacattacttatggtagtatgtaaaattatagctttattcaaaatcaaaaagttacagtatttttgcataactatattataattttcggaaattgcatttttaggcagagacgagctatcaaaaggactaatgcccgttttcaccatcaatccctaatttgtaagtgacctctatggtgatacataacaggaattttgtttttataggggtcacttaaaaatttgggattaattgtgaaaacgggcataaaactcatttatttttgcaagtaggcttttataaagcacttttatagttttacactccccagtattaacccaaccactgcttcaggacatttatttttacggaagcggtagatagatattttgtaaagttaccatttaaaacagaaaatccacaatcaccatttgcagtCACCAAgccgaggaatgaactgccgtttgcagtatttgcggaccaatacgacctaaaacctttaagagcagactctaatactttaaagacaatcaacgcatctgtaactcaccgaggagcgggtgtctatgggtggcgggtaaacacttaccatcaggtgattcgtctgctcgtttgcctcctttcccttaaaaaacccagaaacataaccactcacaggtccgttcaataaagaattcaattttatgaagaaaggaagttacagaaatcactagacctgaaaaaagattaacaaacacacagatttttttttattaaaaaagatacctacctgaagaagaaaaagaaacaagactgacagtatacttacctcatcatgcggtcgtctggaataatacggagacaactcgcgcacgattatatttgatgctttgtgttaaggttcgatttatatttcactgaataacgaactgcttgtaggttcccagctgcaagaaaacccgagaaatattataatgagatgaaacgtgtttgcttcatagatgacattatgaagatgatcttcagatttatgtgacaaaaaattattcggattaccggagtaccgatttctataaaataataaaacaatatttttatatcaacgaccttttatcaagactggactggtcaattgaagctataatgctataatttaatgagaacttacagagcagataataatacatctgatgtgaccatccaccaggttacacttcagagaatgtgcgaaggaattacacgacctaattccaccagcccccttccatcatcagacgctggttaacgtatcattcctacattgtcgacattccaccagcttgcactaagcgtttcgataaactcttttataatgcgaacaggtcgctgcctgctgctgtctctcctgagcactataccggaccttataggcacttacaggtagatatctatcatcttatactgcatctcacttaacatcacatgcaattgcggtcaaatacctttttctacctagttctgcgttgagtttatgaagtcaatagaagacaacaaaatatcagctagtgctaaagtagttttatgaaccttgatgAAACAGTCCAAGtattgggtattgaatggaatttgagcacagatttcaattcaatgtgaatataccacaaattgcaaaaccaaccatgaaacgtaacattttatctgatacatctgatcaaactttttgattcCCTTGGCTGGAGCCTGGAGCTTAGcgttaagtacagtcatggctaagattctaatggaaatagaatagaaagtatttatttgtttcaaaacaaaaacattggctgataaaaaactagtaaggatggaaagataagtaactcattagaaaaagattggattaagatacggcaggatttgattcacattgacaaaatacagatataggttggtatactatctatagatagagagaaaaaatacatcatcatcatttcagtcacaggacgtccactgctgaacataggcctcccccaatgacttccacatcgcgcggttggaagcacatagtacgcagaactgacggccgatggggcagcaaggttatgAAGCAgacaccacgtaccggaaaacgcagcgttaggacatccatccacaaggtggtccgacgacctgatgaaggtagcgggaaggcgttggatgcaggccgagtaaaaatacaatataatgaatttagcgatgcctctgtgagtgcaataaactgcagccgttcactatcaactagatgaaagatttgaaacgaaattaattgctaaaaaactcaagtgctctctaaaaactatttttttttaccacGTTTTGAGCTATATGGTactttgagtaaactggatgaagcaaatgagaagaagtaatgtgaagaataccaacctcacagatgttcgaacactgtgaacaggtttttctattgtgatcgcctagctgtctggagagacgaataggtggaaatctattgttgcaaaccgcgttgtggagaaagtcgaaaacatttataataattaatactataattcataagaaagctgataaggctccacattttggattatcaaggcgaaaccattggcgagaaaatacgtgcacagatgtttcaattatgctaaattgaatgctactgccaaagtacaaataatggtagatttaccagaacagcaagtatctcaatctagacaattcatgaacaagggagacaattttgaaggacccttttaaattttgatgtccaaggaaacaaaactatagaagcctataatatagtgatatttattgtctgcatgactacaaaagctacccacattgaactcgttggtgacatcacttccaaatCCTACATATAAGGTTCACAcacgatcagccggcgtgcagcgatagcGATTGGCGATCGATGCATTTTaagattcggccaaaccaacgcgatcaaccggcgtgcagcgatggcgaacaatgcatttaggtctggtcgccatcgctgcacgccagctgatcgcgctgtgatcgcgttggtttggccgaaccctaagtctaatcgccatcactgcacgccggctgatcgcttgagattgcgttggtttggctgaacgtataaagaaagaaagaacagtttttatttggtccaaaacttataggtgcttttatacgctttgttgaagagtggccggacctgtgaagcaaccagaataggaactttgtctgagc carries:
- the LOC135087284 gene encoding uncharacterized protein LOC135087284, with product MSDSEFESTFGGSSTSIIANPRKHTKKRKTAPTSSRSDSECETVQPAALKKKPVASRPRAPTKSSTDLFGLLSDEDESVAIENSQRLKVGRQQLDSSLTSKVANGVVRRTVPLEGAYYVEVRVYNTRDALKTPPADRYKKTLHTLKVQLNTETSQWRDLQKFMKTTKKLFEDREPIFYNNKINFKS